The following proteins are co-located in the Pseudomonas sp. DY-1 genome:
- the pssA gene encoding CDP-diacylglycerol--serine O-phosphatidyltransferase: protein MSERPEEPNQPLEDDSLLPIDEHVEEGQDAEGRKVRHRGIYLLPNLFTTANLFAGFYSIINAMSGNFSVAAATIFVAMVLDSLDGRVARLTNTQSAFGAEYDSLSDMVAFGVAPALLAFEWALSGLGSVGLTVAFIYVAGAALRLARFNTQIGKVDKRFFIGLASPAAAGVVAGTVWAFSDFGIKGSNMSFIVALLVALAGMLMVSNIKFYSFKDLDLKGRVPFVAILIVVLAFAVVFSDPPRILLLIFLAYAASGPVQYLLQLRRRKQVE, encoded by the coding sequence ATGAGTGAACGTCCCGAAGAGCCGAATCAGCCCCTCGAAGACGACAGCCTGCTGCCCATCGATGAACATGTCGAGGAAGGGCAGGACGCTGAGGGTCGTAAAGTTAGGCATCGCGGCATTTACCTGTTGCCCAACTTGTTTACCACCGCGAACCTGTTCGCCGGCTTCTATTCCATCATCAATGCCATGAGCGGCAATTTCTCGGTGGCCGCCGCCACTATCTTCGTTGCCATGGTGCTGGACAGTCTCGATGGACGGGTTGCTCGTCTGACCAATACTCAGAGCGCCTTCGGGGCCGAGTACGACTCGCTGTCGGACATGGTCGCATTCGGTGTCGCTCCCGCGCTGCTGGCATTTGAGTGGGCACTGAGCGGTTTGGGTAGTGTGGGCCTGACCGTGGCCTTCATCTATGTTGCCGGTGCGGCTTTGCGCTTGGCTCGCTTCAATACCCAGATCGGCAAGGTGGACAAGCGATTCTTCATCGGCCTCGCCAGCCCTGCTGCAGCTGGGGTGGTGGCTGGTACCGTCTGGGCTTTCAGCGATTTCGGCATCAAGGGTTCGAACATGTCGTTCATCGTTGCCCTGCTGGTTGCCCTCGCAGGCATGCTGATGGTGAGCAATATCAAGTTCTACAGTTTCAAGGACCTGGACCTGAAAGGTCGCGTACCCTTCGTGGCCATCCTGATTGTTGTACTGGCCTTTGCAGTCGTCTTCAGCGACCCGCCGCGCATTCTCCTGCTAATCTTCTTGGCTTACGCCGCATCTGGTCCGGTGCAATACTTGCTCCAGCTGCGTCGTCGCAAGCAGGTCGAGTGA
- a CDS encoding M48 family metallopeptidase, whose amino-acid sequence MSKAWIPALAAAALLAGCSTPQRGAIPVVDSGAPLSELEQGTSNRGGYNQASAAPRSIPEDSGVVVMVPGASSGAPIAAPASSAPISGSITSGGITPGPMVGGPVATAPGASGAPGYGSTNYSSPSYSTQAPAAPTGIPSSAGGLSADEQLDGPVLALLTTAQQQQGGGDLNGAAASLERAQRIAPREPQVLYRLAEVRLAQGDAAQAEQFARRALTYANGRPALQASLWDLIARSRDRQGDPSGAALARDKAKVNL is encoded by the coding sequence GTGAGTAAAGCCTGGATTCCCGCCCTTGCGGCAGCCGCCTTGCTGGCTGGTTGTTCTACCCCGCAGCGAGGCGCCATTCCCGTGGTCGACTCCGGTGCGCCCCTGTCCGAGCTGGAACAGGGGACCTCCAATCGCGGCGGCTACAATCAGGCATCCGCAGCGCCGCGCAGCATCCCCGAAGACTCCGGTGTGGTTGTGATGGTACCGGGTGCCAGCTCCGGTGCGCCCATCGCCGCTCCGGCATCCAGCGCGCCCATCAGCGGCAGTATCACCAGCGGTGGGATCACCCCTGGTCCCATGGTCGGCGGACCAGTTGCCACTGCACCTGGCGCGTCCGGCGCACCGGGCTATGGCTCAACCAATTACAGCTCGCCCAGCTACAGCACCCAGGCACCCGCCGCTCCGACCGGTATCCCGAGCAGCGCAGGCGGTCTGTCGGCCGACGAGCAGCTCGACGGCCCAGTGCTGGCGCTGCTGACCACTGCCCAGCAGCAACAGGGCGGCGGCGACCTCAATGGCGCCGCTGCTAGCCTGGAGCGTGCGCAGCGTATCGCTCCCCGCGAGCCGCAGGTGCTTTACCGATTGGCCGAAGTGCGCCTTGCGCAGGGCGATGCCGCCCAGGCCGAGCAGTTCGCTCGTCGTGCACTGACCTACGCCAATGGTCGTCCGGCCTTGCAGGCCAGCTTGTGGGATTTGATCGCACGTTCCCGTGATCGCCAAGGCGACCCGTCCGGTGCCGCGCTTGCGCGTGACAAGGCAAAGGTCAATCTCTGA
- a CDS encoding YqcC family protein: MDPRCVDLADQLLLIERELRALGWWVETPPSAEALASQTPFCVDTLAFEQWLQWIFLPRMKVILENGLELPHASGIRVMAEEVYRERLVEVGRLLDALGAFDRLIGGTN; encoded by the coding sequence ATGGATCCGCGTTGCGTTGACCTGGCTGATCAGCTCCTGCTCATCGAGCGGGAGCTGCGTGCGCTGGGCTGGTGGGTCGAGACGCCGCCCAGTGCGGAAGCACTTGCCAGCCAGACACCGTTCTGTGTCGATACCCTGGCGTTTGAGCAGTGGCTTCAGTGGATCTTCCTGCCGCGCATGAAGGTCATTCTCGAGAATGGCCTGGAGTTGCCGCACGCATCCGGGATCCGCGTCATGGCGGAAGAGGTTTACCGGGAGCGGCTCGTCGAAGTCGGCAGGCTGCTCGACGCCCTGGGGGCGTTCGACCGGTTGATTGGTGGGACGAACTGA
- a CDS encoding DUF4124 domain-containing protein yields the protein MHRMILAGSLLLAVSTSATAGQVYKWVDAQGITHFGAQPPEGQQATSVNTSVPKPRPALPRFDSENAQPQAPLPESAPVGDQKAIDEKVKAEVATQEAERRKYCDTIRTNLAQLQNNPRLRAEVNGEVQRLTEEERQSRIKEAEKAIGENCN from the coding sequence ATGCACCGCATGATTCTCGCCGGCAGCCTGCTGCTGGCAGTGAGCACGTCCGCCACGGCCGGCCAGGTCTATAAATGGGTCGACGCTCAGGGCATCACCCACTTCGGCGCGCAGCCGCCCGAAGGCCAGCAGGCCACCAGCGTCAACACCTCGGTGCCGAAGCCGCGCCCCGCCCTGCCGCGCTTCGATAGCGAAAACGCCCAGCCGCAGGCGCCACTTCCCGAGAGCGCGCCGGTAGGCGATCAGAAGGCCATTGATGAGAAAGTGAAGGCAGAAGTCGCAACCCAGGAAGCGGAACGTCGCAAGTACTGCGACACCATACGTACCAACCTGGCACAACTACAAAACAACCCGCGCCTTCGCGCAGAGGTCAATGGGGAAGTTCAGCGGCTGACCGAAGAAGAGCGTCAGTCCCGCATCAAGGAAGCCGAGAAGGCAATCGGCGAGAACTGCAACTGA
- the ilvN gene encoding acetolactate synthase small subunit — MRHIISLLLENEPGALSRVVGLFSQRNYNIESLTVAPTEDPTLSRLTLTTIGHDEVIEQITKNLNKLIEVVKLVNLSESAHIERELMLVKVKATGAQRAEVKRTTDIFRGQIVDVTSSVYTIQLAGTSDKLDSFIQAIGTSSILETVRSGVTGISRGDKVLTI, encoded by the coding sequence ATGCGACATATCATTTCCCTGCTGCTTGAGAACGAGCCGGGCGCTCTGTCCCGCGTGGTCGGCCTCTTCTCCCAGCGCAACTACAACATCGAAAGCCTGACGGTTGCTCCGACCGAGGACCCGACCCTGTCGCGTCTGACCCTGACCACCATCGGCCACGATGAGGTGATCGAGCAGATCACGAAGAACCTCAACAAGCTGATTGAAGTGGTCAAGCTGGTAAACCTGTCGGAAAGTGCTCACATCGAGCGCGAGCTGATGCTGGTCAAGGTCAAGGCCACCGGTGCCCAGCGCGCCGAGGTCAAGCGCACTACCGATATCTTCCGCGGTCAGATCGTCGACGTGACTTCCAGCGTCTACACGATTCAGCTGGCGGGCACCAGCGACAAGCTGGACAGCTTCATCCAGGCCATCGGTACCAGTTCGATCCTGGAAACCGTGCGCAGTGGCGTCACCGGGATTTCCCGTGGCGACAAAGTGCTGACTATCTGA
- the msrP gene encoding protein-methionine-sulfoxide reductase catalytic subunit MsrP, which yields MLIQIPPSSACPEHEVTPESIYLSRRKLIAAAGGLAAMAALPGHALAASTYPDVEAAQGPAWFSEKLAGTYWQAVMPGNESITPFQDATHYNNFYEFGTNKGDPARYAGKMLVEPWTVRIDGEVAKPGTYSIEDLVKPHGLEERIYRLRCVEAWSMVIPWLGFPLADLLKRVEPTGNAKYVSFETRLAPDEMAGVRSGFSLIDWPYVEGLRLDEAMHPLTILAVGMYGRVLPNQNGAPLRLVVPWKYGFKGIKSIVRISLVSEQPPTTWQSIAPEEYGFYSNVNPEVDHPRWSQAHERRLPSGLFSPNIVPTRMFNGYDEVASLYAGLDLRKYY from the coding sequence ATGCTGATCCAGATCCCCCCTTCCTCCGCGTGCCCCGAGCACGAAGTCACTCCTGAGTCCATCTACCTCTCCCGACGTAAGTTGATTGCCGCTGCCGGTGGCTTGGCCGCAATGGCTGCATTGCCAGGTCATGCATTGGCGGCGTCGACCTATCCTGATGTTGAAGCTGCCCAAGGGCCTGCCTGGTTTAGCGAAAAGTTAGCGGGCACGTATTGGCAGGCGGTGATGCCGGGGAATGAGTCGATTACTCCCTTTCAAGATGCGACCCACTACAACAACTTCTACGAGTTCGGGACCAACAAGGGCGATCCGGCGCGCTACGCCGGTAAGATGCTGGTTGAACCGTGGACGGTGCGTATAGATGGCGAAGTGGCTAAACCGGGTACTTACTCGATAGAGGATCTGGTGAAGCCCCACGGACTGGAAGAGCGCATCTATCGGCTGCGATGCGTGGAGGCTTGGTCCATGGTGATTCCATGGCTGGGTTTCCCCTTGGCGGATTTGCTGAAGCGAGTCGAACCTACCGGGAATGCCAAATACGTCAGTTTCGAAACCCGGCTGGCACCGGATGAGATGGCTGGGGTGCGCTCGGGGTTCTCCCTGATCGACTGGCCGTACGTGGAGGGATTGCGGCTGGACGAGGCAATGCATCCGCTGACCATCCTTGCGGTGGGCATGTACGGTCGGGTCCTGCCTAATCAGAACGGAGCACCGCTTCGGTTGGTGGTGCCCTGGAAGTACGGCTTCAAGGGTATCAAGTCGATCGTGCGGATCAGTCTCGTCAGCGAGCAACCGCCAACTACATGGCAATCTATCGCCCCCGAGGAATATGGCTTCTATTCGAACGTCAATCCTGAGGTGGACCATCCTCGCTGGAGTCAGGCCCATGAGCGACGACTTCCTAGTGGGCTGTTCAGTCCAAACATAGTGCCGACGCGAATGTTCAACGGCTATGACGAGGTGGCCAGCCTCTACGCCGGGCTGGATCTGAGGAAGTACTACTGA
- a CDS encoding acetolactate synthase 3 large subunit yields the protein MELLSGAEMVVRSLRDEGVKYIYGYPGGALLHIYDALFKENEVTHILVRHEQAATHMADGYARATGKPGVVLVTSGPGATNAVTGIATAYMDSIPMVILSGQVPSNMVGTDAFQETDMVGISRPIVKHSFIIKHPSEIPEVIKKAFYIAQSGRPGPVVVDIPKDMGDPTQKFEYSYPKKVKLRSYSPAVRGHSGQIRKAAEMLLAAKRPILYAGGGVIMGNASEQLTELAKMLNLPVTNTLMGLGAFPGTDRQFVGMLGMHGSYTANLAMHHSDVILAVGARFDDRVINGAAKFCPNAKIIHIDIDPASISKTIKADIPIVGPVDSVLSEMVAILKEIGETPNKETVAAWWKQVDEWRAGGDLFPYDKGDGSIIKPQSVIETLWEVTKGDAYVTSDVGQHQMFAAQYYRFNKPNRWINSGGLGTMGFGFPAAMGIKLSFPETDVACVTGEGSIQMNIQELSTCLQYDLPVKIINLNNGALGMVRQWQDMQYNSRYSHSYMESLPDFVKLAEAYGHVGIRVTDPKDLKAKMEEAFSLKNRLVFLDIQVDSSEHVYPMQIRDGAMRDMWLSKTERT from the coding sequence GTGGAGCTTTTATCTGGCGCTGAAATGGTCGTCCGCTCGCTGCGTGACGAAGGCGTTAAGTACATTTACGGGTACCCGGGCGGTGCCCTCCTGCACATCTACGATGCCCTGTTCAAAGAAAATGAAGTGACCCATATCCTGGTCCGTCATGAACAGGCTGCTACCCATATGGCTGACGGCTATGCCCGCGCCACCGGCAAACCCGGTGTGGTGCTGGTGACCTCCGGCCCAGGTGCGACCAACGCCGTCACCGGTATCGCCACCGCTTACATGGACTCCATTCCGATGGTGATCCTGTCTGGCCAGGTGCCGAGCAACATGGTCGGCACCGATGCCTTCCAGGAAACCGACATGGTCGGTATTTCCCGCCCGATTGTGAAGCACAGCTTCATCATCAAGCATCCCTCGGAAATCCCTGAGGTGATCAAGAAGGCCTTCTACATCGCGCAATCCGGCCGTCCTGGGCCTGTGGTCGTCGACATTCCGAAGGACATGGGCGATCCGACCCAGAAGTTCGAATACAGCTACCCGAAGAAGGTCAAGCTGCGCTCCTACAGCCCTGCTGTTCGTGGTCACTCCGGCCAGATCCGTAAGGCTGCGGAGATGCTGCTGGCGGCGAAGCGCCCGATCCTCTACGCAGGCGGTGGCGTGATCATGGGCAACGCATCCGAGCAGCTCACCGAACTGGCCAAGATGCTCAACCTGCCGGTTACCAACACCCTGATGGGGCTGGGTGCCTTCCCGGGAACCGATCGCCAGTTCGTTGGCATGCTTGGCATGCACGGCAGCTACACCGCCAACCTGGCGATGCATCACTCTGATGTGATCCTGGCCGTCGGCGCGCGCTTCGATGACCGCGTAATCAACGGCGCAGCCAAGTTCTGCCCGAACGCCAAGATCATCCATATCGACATCGACCCGGCTTCGATCTCCAAGACCATCAAGGCCGACATCCCGATCGTGGGGCCGGTAGACAGCGTGCTGTCCGAGATGGTTGCCATCCTCAAGGAGATCGGCGAAACCCCGAACAAGGAAACGGTCGCTGCATGGTGGAAGCAGGTTGATGAGTGGCGTGCTGGTGGTGACCTGTTCCCCTACGACAAGGGCGACGGCAGCATCATCAAGCCGCAGAGTGTGATCGAGACCCTCTGGGAAGTGACCAAGGGCGACGCCTATGTCACCTCCGACGTGGGTCAGCACCAGATGTTCGCGGCACAGTACTACCGCTTCAACAAGCCCAATCGCTGGATCAACTCTGGCGGCCTGGGCACCATGGGCTTCGGTTTCCCGGCGGCCATGGGTATCAAGCTGAGCTTCCCGGAAACCGACGTCGCTTGCGTAACGGGCGAGGGCAGTATCCAGATGAACATCCAGGAGCTGTCCACCTGCCTGCAGTACGACCTGCCGGTGAAGATCATCAACCTCAACAACGGTGCGCTGGGTATGGTCCGCCAATGGCAGGACATGCAGTACAACAGCCGTTACTCGCACTCCTACATGGAATCGCTGCCTGACTTCGTCAAGCTGGCCGAGGCTTATGGCCATGTCGGCATTCGCGTGACTGATCCGAAGGATCTGAAGGCGAAGATGGAAGAAGCGTTCTCGCTGAAGAACCGTCTGGTGTTCCTTGATATCCAGGTCGATTCCAGCGAGCACGTCTACCCGATGCAGATTCGGGATGGCGCCATGCGCGACATGTGGCTGAGCAAGACGGAGCGGACCTGA
- the mrcB gene encoding penicillin-binding protein 1B, which produces MTRPRSPKSRSKRRSSGLRPWLGWAVKLGLVGLVVLAGFAIYLDAVVQEKFSGKRWTVPAKVYARPLELFVGLKLSKDDFLKELDALGYRRESVSNGPGAASVSGNAVDLNTRGFQFYEGAEPAQRVRVRFSGDYVAGLTQASGADLAVTRLEPLLIGGLYPAHHEDRVLIKLDQVPAYMVETLVATEDREFFNHHGVSLKSIARAFWINATAGELRQGGSTLTQQLVKNFYLTSERSISRKATEAMMAVLLELHYDKREILEAYLNEVFLGQDGQRAIHGFGLASQYFFSQPLAELKVHQIALLVGMVKGPSYYNPRRFPERALERRNLVIDLLAEQGVITPAEAVAAKEKPLGVSKRGSLADSSYPAFLDLVKRQLREDYREEDLTEEGLRIFTSFDPILQSKAETSLDETLKRLAGRKGVDQVESAMVVSNPETGEIQALIGSRQPRFAGFNRAVDAVRPIGSLIKPAVYLTALERPSQYTLTSWVADEPFSVKGQDGQVWRPQNYDRRAHGTIYLYQGLANSYNLSTAKLGLELGVPNVLKTLERLGVSREWPAYPSMLLGAGALSPMEVATMYQTLANGGFNTPLRAIRSVLTSEGEPLKRYPFQIQQRFDPGAIYLVQNAMQRVMREGTARSVYSQLPSSLTLAGKTGTTNDSRDSWFAGFSQDLLAVVWLGRDDNGKTPLTGATGALQVWTSFMRKADPLPLDMPMPDNVTQAWIDPHSGQGSDPSCPGAVQMPYIRGSEPAPGAPCGLGAPVDSVMDWVRGWMQ; this is translated from the coding sequence ATGACTCGTCCCCGATCTCCCAAATCCCGCTCTAAACGCCGTTCCAGCGGCCTTCGCCCCTGGTTGGGCTGGGCCGTCAAACTGGGCCTGGTAGGCCTGGTAGTGCTGGCCGGTTTCGCCATCTATCTCGACGCCGTGGTGCAGGAGAAATTCTCCGGCAAGCGCTGGACAGTGCCGGCGAAGGTCTATGCCCGTCCGCTGGAACTGTTCGTCGGGCTGAAGTTGTCCAAGGACGATTTCCTGAAGGAACTCGACGCCCTGGGCTACCGACGCGAGAGCGTGTCCAACGGCCCGGGTGCCGCTTCGGTGTCCGGCAATGCCGTGGACCTCAACACCCGTGGCTTCCAGTTCTATGAAGGTGCCGAGCCGGCGCAGCGGGTACGCGTGCGTTTTTCCGGCGACTATGTGGCTGGCCTGACTCAGGCAAGTGGCGCCGACCTTGCGGTGACTCGCCTGGAGCCGCTGCTGATCGGCGGGCTGTATCCCGCCCATCATGAAGACCGTGTACTGATCAAGCTGGATCAGGTGCCGGCCTATATGGTGGAAACCCTGGTAGCGACGGAGGATCGTGAGTTCTTCAATCACCACGGTGTTTCCCTCAAGTCCATCGCCCGAGCCTTCTGGATCAATGCCACCGCCGGTGAGTTGCGTCAGGGCGGCAGTACGCTGACCCAGCAGTTGGTGAAGAACTTCTACCTGACCAGCGAGCGCAGCATTTCGCGCAAGGCCACCGAGGCCATGATGGCGGTGCTGCTGGAGCTGCACTACGACAAGCGCGAAATCCTGGAGGCCTACCTCAACGAGGTGTTCCTTGGCCAGGATGGTCAGCGCGCCATTCACGGTTTTGGCCTCGCCAGCCAGTATTTCTTCAGTCAGCCCCTGGCTGAATTGAAAGTGCATCAGATCGCTCTGCTTGTGGGGATGGTCAAGGGTCCTTCCTATTACAACCCCCGTCGCTTCCCGGAACGTGCACTGGAGCGTCGTAATCTGGTGATCGACTTGCTTGCCGAACAGGGCGTGATCACGCCAGCGGAAGCCGTCGCAGCCAAGGAGAAGCCGCTGGGTGTATCCAAGCGCGGCAGTCTGGCCGACAGCTCCTACCCGGCTTTCCTCGACTTGGTGAAGCGCCAGCTGCGCGAGGATTACCGAGAAGAGGACCTGACAGAGGAAGGTCTGCGCATTTTCACCAGCTTCGACCCTATTCTGCAGTCCAAGGCAGAAACCTCGCTGGACGAGACCCTCAAGCGTCTGGCTGGGCGCAAGGGCGTAGATCAGGTTGAGTCGGCCATGGTCGTGAGCAATCCCGAAACTGGTGAAATCCAGGCGCTGATCGGTAGCCGTCAACCTCGCTTCGCCGGATTCAATCGCGCCGTGGATGCAGTACGCCCCATCGGCTCGTTGATCAAGCCAGCTGTCTACCTCACAGCACTTGAGCGTCCGAGTCAGTACACTCTGACCAGTTGGGTCGCTGACGAGCCCTTCTCGGTGAAGGGACAAGATGGCCAGGTTTGGCGTCCACAGAACTATGATCGCCGCGCCCACGGGACCATTTACCTGTACCAGGGGCTGGCCAACTCCTACAACTTGTCGACCGCCAAGCTGGGCTTGGAACTGGGCGTTCCCAATGTGCTCAAAACCCTTGAGAGGCTTGGCGTTTCGCGCGAGTGGCCGGCTTATCCCTCGATGTTGCTCGGCGCAGGTGCGTTGAGCCCGATGGAAGTGGCGACCATGTACCAGACGCTGGCCAATGGTGGTTTCAATACGCCGTTGCGGGCGATTCGTAGCGTGCTGACCTCCGAAGGCGAGCCGCTCAAGCGTTACCCCTTCCAGATCCAGCAACGCTTCGATCCGGGCGCCATCTATCTGGTGCAGAATGCGATGCAGCGGGTCATGCGCGAAGGTACTGCCCGCTCGGTTTATAGCCAGTTGCCGTCGTCCTTGACCCTGGCTGGCAAAACGGGCACGACGAACGACTCGCGTGACAGCTGGTTTGCAGGCTTCAGTCAGGACCTCCTGGCGGTGGTCTGGCTGGGACGCGATGATAACGGCAAGACGCCGTTGACCGGCGCCACAGGTGCGTTGCAGGTATGGACCAGCTTCATGCGCAAGGCAGACCCGCTGCCCCTGGACATGCCGATGCCGGATAACGTGACACAGGCGTGGATTGATCCGCACAGCGGCCAGGGTTCTGACCCGAGCTGCCCCGGTGCAGTCCAGATGCCGTACATTCGTGGCAGCGAACCCGCCCCAGGCGCGCCTTGCGGCCTTGGAGCACCCGTGGACTCGGTAATGGACTGGGTTCGCGGTTGGATGCAATGA
- the ilvY gene encoding HTH-type transcriptional activator IlvY translates to MDSQSLRLFLSLADNLHFGKTSREQHVSPSALSRSIKQLEDELGAPLFVRDSRSVQLTREGRQFREYASEVMSGWHAIRQRLMQDQLDLHGELSLYCSVTASYSFLYDILSSFRQDYPRIEMKLHTGDPAKAVERVQQGLEDLAIGARPDNLPAGVDFQSITRSELRFIGPQSPQLLTEEQLRQPTAQSWKDVPMILSEEGLARTRTDRWLKNHGIKPRIYAQVSGNEAIVSMVSLGFGIGVVPQIVLDNSPLTARIRIYDIQPPLAAYDIGLFALEKRLKDPLIAAFWNRRQ, encoded by the coding sequence ATGGACAGCCAATCCCTCAGGCTCTTTCTTTCGCTGGCAGACAACCTGCACTTCGGCAAAACCAGCCGCGAGCAGCATGTCAGCCCCTCCGCACTCAGTCGCAGCATCAAGCAACTCGAGGACGAACTCGGCGCACCATTGTTCGTGCGCGACAGCCGCTCAGTCCAGCTGACCCGCGAGGGGCGGCAGTTCCGCGAATACGCGAGCGAGGTCATGAGCGGTTGGCATGCCATCCGCCAACGACTCATGCAGGACCAATTGGACCTTCACGGCGAACTCTCCCTGTATTGCTCGGTGACGGCGAGCTACAGCTTTCTCTATGACATCCTGAGCAGCTTCCGCCAGGACTACCCCCGCATCGAAATGAAACTGCACACCGGCGACCCCGCAAAGGCTGTCGAGCGGGTGCAACAAGGGCTGGAGGATCTCGCCATCGGTGCCCGACCCGACAACCTGCCAGCCGGCGTCGACTTCCAGTCGATTACCCGTTCGGAGCTGCGCTTCATCGGGCCACAGTCACCTCAACTGCTGACAGAAGAACAACTGAGGCAGCCCACGGCGCAAAGCTGGAAGGACGTGCCGATGATTCTCTCGGAAGAAGGCCTGGCCAGGACCCGGACCGACCGTTGGCTGAAAAACCACGGCATCAAGCCGCGCATCTATGCCCAGGTGAGCGGCAATGAGGCCATCGTCAGCATGGTGAGCCTGGGATTCGGCATCGGCGTGGTTCCGCAGATTGTGCTCGACAACAGCCCACTGACCGCACGCATCCGCATCTACGATATCCAGCCGCCATTGGCCGCCTACGACATCGGCCTGTTCGCCCTGGAAAAACGCCTCAAGGACCCGCTGATCGCAGCCTTCTGGAATCGCCGCCAGTAA
- the ilvC gene encoding ketol-acid reductoisomerase has protein sequence MRAPHPFRYKRVRNMKVYYDKDCDLSIIQGKKVAIIGYGSQGHAHACNLKDSGVDVTVGLRSGSATVAKAQAHGLTVKSVPEAVAAADLVMILTPDEFQSKLYKEEVEPNLKKGATLAFAHGFAIHYNQVVPRADLDVIMIAPKAPGHTVRSEFVKGGGIPDLVAIYQDASGNAKNVALSYACGVGGGRTGIIETTFKDETETDLFGEQAVLCGGCVELVKAGFETLVEAGYAPEMAYFECLHELKLIVDLMYEGGIANMNYSISNNAEYGEYVTGPEVINAESRQAMRNALKRIQDGEYAKMFIQEGASNYASMTAYRRNNAAHPIEQVGERLRAMMPWISANKIVDKTKN, from the coding sequence GTGCGCGCACCCCATCCCTTTCGTTATAAAAGAGTCAGGAACATGAAAGTTTATTACGACAAAGACTGTGACCTCTCGATCATCCAAGGCAAGAAAGTTGCCATCATCGGTTACGGTTCCCAGGGTCACGCCCACGCGTGCAACCTGAAAGATTCCGGTGTGGACGTGACTGTTGGTCTGCGTTCTGGCTCCGCCACCGTTGCCAAGGCCCAGGCCCACGGCCTGACCGTCAAGAGCGTGCCGGAAGCCGTTGCCGCGGCTGACCTGGTAATGATCCTGACCCCGGACGAATTCCAATCCAAACTGTACAAGGAAGAGGTTGAGCCGAACCTGAAGAAGGGTGCGACCCTGGCCTTCGCTCACGGCTTCGCCATCCACTACAACCAAGTCGTACCGCGCGCTGACCTCGACGTGATCATGATTGCGCCGAAGGCTCCGGGCCACACCGTTCGCTCTGAGTTCGTCAAGGGCGGTGGCATCCCTGATCTGGTCGCGATCTACCAGGACGCTTCCGGCAACGCCAAGAACGTCGCCCTGTCCTACGCTTGCGGCGTGGGCGGTGGTCGTACCGGCATCATCGAAACCACCTTCAAGGACGAGACCGAAACCGACCTGTTCGGTGAGCAGGCTGTTCTTTGCGGTGGCTGCGTAGAGCTGGTGAAAGCCGGTTTCGAAACTCTGGTCGAAGCTGGCTACGCGCCCGAAATGGCCTACTTCGAGTGCCTGCACGAGCTGAAGCTGATCGTCGACCTGATGTACGAAGGCGGCATCGCCAACATGAACTACTCGATCTCCAACAACGCCGAGTACGGTGAGTACGTAACCGGTCCGGAGGTCATCAACGCCGAATCCCGTCAGGCCATGCGCAACGCTCTGAAGCGAATCCAGGACGGCGAGTACGCCAAGATGTTCATCCAGGAAGGTGCGTCGAACTACGCTTCGATGACCGCCTACCGCCGCAACAACGCTGCTCACCCGATCGAGCAGGTTGGCGAGCGTCTGCGTGCGATGATGCCGTGGATCTCTGCTAACAAGATCGTCGACAAGACCAAGAACTAA
- the msrQ gene encoding protein-methionine-sulfoxide reductase heme-binding subunit MsrQ, with translation MRFRLWRSFVFLIAPIPVGLWLYQAWIFALGPDPGKVLVDRLGLAALWLLLLTLSMTPLQKLSGWGGWIAVRRQLGLWCFTYVVLHITGYAVFLLGLDLQQLLIDLGKRPYIFVGALGFSGLLVLAVTSNRFSIRRLGKRWKQLHRLAYAILAIALLHMLWVVRADMAEWAGYAIAGTSLMLLRLPLVVRFLPRVFASFRRNDKKVSERC, from the coding sequence ATGCGATTCAGACTTTGGCGATCGTTCGTCTTCCTGATAGCGCCGATCCCGGTCGGTTTGTGGCTCTATCAGGCCTGGATATTTGCCCTGGGCCCGGACCCGGGGAAAGTACTGGTCGATCGCCTAGGGTTGGCGGCGCTTTGGTTGCTGCTCTTGACCCTGTCCATGACGCCCCTGCAAAAACTGAGCGGCTGGGGCGGGTGGATCGCAGTTCGCCGCCAGTTGGGGCTCTGGTGCTTTACCTATGTGGTGCTGCACATCACTGGTTATGCCGTATTCCTGCTTGGTCTGGACTTGCAGCAACTCCTGATCGATCTGGGTAAGCGTCCTTATATATTCGTGGGCGCCTTGGGGTTCAGTGGTCTGCTCGTCCTGGCGGTAACCTCCAACCGTTTCAGTATTCGGCGCCTTGGCAAGCGCTGGAAGCAATTGCACCGGCTGGCTTACGCCATCCTGGCTATAGCGCTGCTGCATATGCTCTGGGTTGTTCGTGCCGACATGGCCGAATGGGCTGGCTACGCAATTGCTGGTACTTCGTTGATGCTGTTGAGGCTCCCGCTGGTAGTGCGTTTTCTGCCTAGGGTGTTCGCGTCTTTCAGGCGGAATGACAAAAAGGTTTCAGAAAGGTGTTGA